In the genome of Echinimonas agarilytica, one region contains:
- a CDS encoding NAD(P)H-binding protein, whose product MNSEITAIVGSTGKTGARVLATLAAQGYATRGLSRASEYVFDWTDRDSWSAALKGVSRVYVTYYPDLALPHAASDICAFVDLAKSLGVKHIVLLSGRGEEGARRAEDVVINSGLQWNVVRASWFMQNFSESFMLDGIQAGQLLLPETRAEEPFIDVNDIADVAVAALTCDDLRNQLLEVTGPELLTFDTCVNAIAKATHRHIDFQSTDIDQYLTVAVAQGLPDDLAWLINELFVNVLDGRNENTTHTVEQILGRPAKSFLQYVETTLPTGVWLAREALQLK is encoded by the coding sequence ATGAACAGTGAAATAACAGCAATTGTGGGGTCTACCGGCAAAACCGGAGCCCGAGTTTTGGCGACACTGGCGGCACAAGGTTACGCGACTAGAGGTTTATCTAGAGCAAGTGAGTACGTCTTTGACTGGACCGATAGAGACAGTTGGTCTGCGGCGCTAAAAGGAGTCAGCCGTGTATACGTAACGTACTATCCGGATCTTGCTTTGCCGCACGCTGCATCTGACATCTGCGCATTTGTAGATTTGGCCAAGTCGTTAGGCGTCAAGCACATCGTGCTGTTGTCTGGGCGCGGAGAAGAAGGGGCTCGTCGAGCCGAAGATGTCGTAATTAATAGCGGGCTGCAATGGAATGTGGTTCGAGCAAGCTGGTTTATGCAAAACTTCAGCGAAAGCTTCATGTTAGATGGTATTCAAGCTGGGCAACTATTGCTGCCCGAGACTCGGGCTGAAGAACCATTCATCGATGTCAATGATATTGCAGATGTTGCAGTGGCTGCATTGACTTGCGATGACCTTAGAAATCAGTTGTTGGAGGTTACTGGACCAGAGTTATTGACTTTTGATACTTGTGTCAATGCTATTGCGAAGGCAACCCACCGCCACATTGATTTTCAATCAACTGATATCGATCAGTATTTAACTGTTGCAGTAGCGCAGGGCTTACCCGATGACCTTGCTTGGTTAATCAACGAATTATTTGTCAATGTACTGGACGGTCGTAACGAAAACACCACTCATACCGTAGAGCAGATCCTTGGCCGACCGGCTAAAAGTTTTCTGCAATATGTTGAAACCACGCTTCCGACTGGGGTCTGGTTAGCGCGCGAAGCACTCCAGTTAAAATAG
- a CDS encoding DUF1772 domain-containing protein — protein MMVLLVVITGLMAGTYFAFSIFIMKSLAELPPLEAAKAMNKINDVIVTTLFLPIFFCSTIWFSGLFIWSVINWQNEQSMMLSIAAVIYVVGMLGVTVFGNVPLNNQLKVGALDDSSLVEIWQFYVLRWTRFNHIRMISCIASCALLTMAQAVSGR, from the coding sequence ATGATGGTACTGCTTGTGGTTATAACCGGACTGATGGCTGGGACCTATTTCGCGTTTTCCATTTTCATCATGAAATCCCTCGCCGAATTACCGCCGTTGGAAGCGGCGAAAGCCATGAACAAGATTAACGATGTCATTGTGACTACTTTGTTCCTCCCCATTTTTTTCTGCTCAACAATTTGGTTTTCGGGGTTGTTTATTTGGTCTGTGATCAACTGGCAGAATGAACAGTCGATGATGTTGAGTATTGCTGCCGTAATTTATGTGGTGGGAATGCTCGGAGTGACTGTATTTGGCAACGTGCCACTCAATAACCAACTCAAAGTTGGTGCCTTAGATGATTCATCTTTGGTTGAAATATGGCAATTTTACGTGCTGCGCTGGACACGTTTTAACCACATTAGAATGATCAGTTGCATCGCCAGTTGTGCGTTGCTGACTATGGCTCAAGCCGTTTCGGGGCGGTGA
- a CDS encoding ABC transporter permease, giving the protein MNVIHQIMRDEWRYWHRTKLAATIIIMGTLLTVVAAMVNSVSMQHTAHEREHLQQASESQFLDQPDRHPHRMVHYGHYVFRTPSPLSIIDPGVDPYTGTSIFLEGHRQNSAMFADQRQASGMTRFSRLTPSFLLQVLVPLFIILIGYASVTREKEAGTINIMITQGVNVWHLLLGKYAALIGSAVLMLLPLIIAAIWAMLQGESILVTSGFVGGYFLYILIWCGIVLAVSTLSSKNSASFAILLGLWILFCILVPRIGSSSAAAISPAPGKLEADFAVLAELRKLGDGHDAADPAFEQLKKNLFTKYQVDNIDDLPVNFRGAVAQYSEKKLTDVLNVFAEKRMQEELTQAQISREFGWLTPTTAIRSFSMTISGTSLETHHRFLREAEDLRFDFVQSLNKAHRDILNYQTDMNRSNSEADNKAARIDATNWQVLSSFSFKPDTAVERLTRSLPHVFQLLFWAVGIGLLLKFAIRRIRE; this is encoded by the coding sequence ATGAATGTCATCCATCAAATAATGCGCGATGAATGGCGCTATTGGCACAGGACTAAACTTGCGGCCACTATAATTATAATGGGTACTTTGCTCACCGTTGTCGCTGCGATGGTGAATTCAGTGAGTATGCAGCATACGGCGCATGAACGTGAGCACCTTCAGCAGGCTTCTGAATCTCAGTTTTTAGACCAACCTGACCGACACCCCCACCGTATGGTGCATTACGGCCATTACGTGTTTCGCACTCCATCGCCTCTGAGCATTATCGACCCAGGTGTTGATCCTTATACGGGCACTTCTATTTTTTTAGAAGGGCACAGGCAAAACAGCGCGATGTTTGCGGATCAGCGCCAAGCTTCGGGCATGACTCGTTTTAGTCGTTTAACGCCTAGCTTTTTATTGCAAGTGCTCGTTCCACTTTTCATTATTTTGATTGGGTATGCCAGTGTCACCCGAGAAAAAGAAGCCGGCACCATTAATATAATGATCACTCAAGGAGTCAATGTATGGCACCTTTTATTGGGCAAATACGCTGCATTAATCGGTAGTGCAGTATTGATGCTATTACCCTTAATCATCGCTGCGATATGGGCAATGCTACAAGGCGAGTCAATACTGGTGACCAGTGGCTTTGTGGGAGGCTATTTTCTTTATATTTTAATTTGGTGCGGCATTGTTTTAGCGGTGTCGACGTTGAGCTCTAAGAACAGTGCAAGTTTTGCAATCTTATTGGGCTTGTGGATATTGTTTTGCATTTTAGTGCCGCGTATCGGTAGCTCCAGTGCTGCAGCCATCTCACCTGCACCCGGCAAACTAGAAGCGGATTTTGCCGTCCTAGCAGAATTGCGAAAGTTAGGTGATGGGCATGATGCGGCAGATCCTGCATTTGAACAGCTCAAGAAAAATCTATTCACAAAGTACCAAGTCGACAACATAGACGACTTGCCGGTTAATTTCCGTGGCGCGGTTGCACAATATTCGGAAAAAAAATTAACGGATGTACTCAACGTATTTGCAGAAAAGCGGATGCAAGAAGAGTTAACTCAAGCGCAAATCTCTCGTGAATTTGGTTGGCTAACTCCAACAACAGCCATACGTTCTTTTTCGATGACAATTTCAGGTACAAGCCTAGAAACACACCATAGATTTCTGCGTGAAGCTGAAGACCTTAGGTTTGACTTTGTTCAATCGCTTAATAAAGCCCATCGAGACATTCTTAACTATCAAACGGATATGAATCGCAGCAATAGTGAAGCTGATAACAAAGCCGCACGAATTGATGCAACAAACTGGCAGGTCTTATCCTCATTTTCATTCAAACCAGATACAGCTGTAGAGCGCTTAACTCGGAGTTTACCTCACGTATTTCAGTTGCTGTTTTGGGCTGTTGGAATCGGACTTTTGTTGAAGTTTGCAATACGGAGGATTCGCGAATGA
- a CDS encoding ABC transporter ATP-binding protein — MKKDVIVASSLCVRFNNQTVLDDVSFCVGEGEVFALLGGNGAGKSTTLKTLLGTVSPASGNASVQGLSVNKAIDNIRRKVAYLPESVMLYGHLTGQENIKYFLSLANVARSDSEIRQAFSRVALQEKAWHQPMSNYSKGMRQKTAIALALLRDAPILFLDEPTSGLDPNAIDEFNQLITALAAEGTTVFMVTHDVYGACQVAHRIGLLDNGKIVGMFERGEQSNIDTEEVHSAFSARHKR; from the coding sequence ATGAAAAAAGACGTAATTGTGGCCTCGTCATTATGTGTTCGCTTTAACAATCAGACAGTGCTAGATGATGTCAGTTTTTGCGTTGGTGAAGGGGAGGTGTTTGCATTGCTCGGTGGTAACGGTGCGGGAAAATCAACAACGTTAAAAACATTGCTAGGCACAGTGTCTCCCGCAAGCGGTAATGCCTCTGTACAGGGGCTGTCAGTTAATAAAGCTATTGATAATATTCGTCGAAAAGTCGCTTATTTACCTGAGTCGGTCATGCTATATGGGCATTTAACCGGACAAGAAAATATAAAATACTTTTTATCTCTAGCCAATGTCGCACGATCAGATTCTGAAATAAGACAAGCGTTTAGCCGTGTTGCGCTGCAAGAAAAAGCGTGGCATCAACCTATGTCAAATTACTCGAAAGGAATGCGCCAAAAAACAGCGATCGCACTGGCACTGCTGCGCGATGCACCTATCTTGTTTCTCGATGAGCCAACTTCAGGCCTAGACCCAAATGCAATCGATGAATTCAATCAGCTTATTACTGCGTTAGCAGCTGAAGGTACGACTGTTTTCATGGTCACTCATGATGTTTACGGCGCGTGTCAGGTTGCCCATCGAATTGGCTTGTTAGACAACGGAAAAATTGTCGGCATGTTCGAACGAGGTGAGCAGTCAAATATTGACACAGAGGAAGTCCACTCTGCCTTTTCCGCGAGACACAAACGATGA